One window from the genome of Hippocampus zosterae strain Florida unplaced genomic scaffold, ASM2543408v3 HiC_scaffold_350, whole genome shotgun sequence encodes:
- the LOC127594989 gene encoding LOW QUALITY PROTEIN: ATP synthase subunit a-like (The sequence of the model RefSeq protein was modified relative to this genomic sequence to represent the inferred CDS: substituted 2 bases at 2 genomic stop codons), giving the protein MTLSFFDQFISPIFLGIPLIALAILLPXIIFPTPSSRWINNRLLTLQNWFINLFTKQLLLPLNTSGHKWALILASLIIFLISLNILGLLPYTFTPTTQLSLNIGLAVPLXLATVIIGMRNQPTHSLGHLLPEGTPVLLIPVLVIIETISLFIRPVALGVRLTANLTAGHLLIQLIATAAFVLIPLIPTVALLTTILLFLLTLLEVAVAIIQAYVFVLLLSLYLQENV; this is encoded by the coding sequence ATGACACTAAGCTTTTTTGACCAATTTATTAGTCCCATATTTTTAGGTATCCCACTAATAGCTTTAGCTATTTTACTACCTTGAATCATATTCCCAACCCCCTCTTCTCGTTGGATAAACAACCGCCTCCTTACATTACAAAACTGGTTTATTAATCTATTCACAAAACAACTTCTACTTCCCTTAAATACTTCAGGTCATAAATGGGCACTAATCTTAGCCTCATTAATAATCTTCCTGATTTCTTTAAATATACTCGGACTACTTCCTTACACTTTCACTCCTACAACTCAACTCTCCTTAAACATAGGACTAGCTGTACCATTATGACTAGCAACTGTTATTATCGGGATGCGAAACCAACCCACACACTCCTTAGGCCACCTATTGCCAGAAGGCACACCTGTATTACTAATCCCTGTGCTTGTTATTATTGAAACAATTAGCCTATTTATTCGGCCTGTTGCCCTGGGTGTTCGACTAACAGCAAATTTAACCGCGGGGCACCTATTAATCCAGCTTATTGCAACAGCAGCATTTGTCCTTATACCCCTAATACCCACAGTGGCATTACTAACAACAATTTTATTATTCTTGCttacattattagaagtagCTGTTGCTATAATTCAAGCTTATGTATTCGTATTACTACTAAGTCTTTATTTACAAGAAAACGTTTAA
- the LOC127594994 gene encoding LOW QUALITY PROTEIN: NADH-ubiquinone oxidoreductase chain 4-like (The sequence of the model RefSeq protein was modified relative to this genomic sequence to represent the inferred CDS: substituted 3 bases at 3 genomic stop codons) — translation MYISLLTSLQVFLILAFSATELIMFYVIFEATLIPTLLIITRXGNQTERLNAGTYFLFYTLAGSLPLLVALLMLQNKTGSLSILTLQYSNPLSLIYLSDKVXWAGCLIAFLVKIPLYGVHLXLPKAHVEAPIAGSIILAAVLLKLGGYGMIRLINILEPLSKQLSYPFIVLALWGIIITGLICLRQNDLKSLIAYSSVSHIGLVTTGILIQTP, via the coding sequence ATGTATATCTCACTTCTCACATCTTTACAAGTATTCCTTATTTTAGCATTCAGTGCCACAGAATTAATTATGTTTTACGTAATATTTGAAGCCACTTTAATCCCAACCTTATTAATTATTACCCGATGAGGTAACCAAACAGAACGGTTAAATGCAGGAACCTACTTCCTGTTCTATACTTTAGCAGGATCCCTACCACTTCTTGTTGCACTACtaatgcttcaaaacaaaacaggctcTTTATCAATACTAACCCTACAATACTCTAACCCCCTAAGTCTTATTTACTTGAGTGATAAAGTATGATGGGCGGGCTGTCTAATAGCCTTCCTTGTAAAAATACCACTTTACGGGGTCCATTTATGACTACCTAAAGCTCATGTTGAGGCACCAATTGCAGGATCTATAATCCTTGCCGCAGTACTACTAAAATTAGGAGGCTATGGTATGATACGGTTAATAAACATTTTAGAGCCTTTATCTAAACAACTAAGCTACCCTTTTATAGTCCTAGCTTTGTGGGGAATCATCATAACTGGCTTAATTTGTTTACGACAAAATGATTTAAAGTCCCTTATCGCTTATTCTTCAGTAAGCCATATAGGACTGGTTACAACAGGTATTCTTATTCAAACCCCATGA
- the LOC127594992 gene encoding LOW QUALITY PROTEIN: cytochrome c oxidase subunit 2-like (The sequence of the model RefSeq protein was modified relative to this genomic sequence to represent the inferred CDS: substituted 4 bases at 4 genomic stop codons), with translation MAYPSQLGFQDAASPVIEELLHFHDHALIIVFLISTLVLYIIVAIVTTKLTNKFLLDSQEIEIIXTVLPAIILILIALPSLRILYLMDEVNDPHLTIKAVGHQXYXSYEYTDYEDLAFDSYIIPTQDLTPGQFRLLEADHRIVIPVESPIRVLVSAEDVLHSXAVPSLGVKMDAVPGRLNQTAFITSRPGVFYGQCSEICGANHSFMPIVVEAVPLQQFEN, from the coding sequence ATGGCTTATCCCTCCCAACTAGGTTTTCAAGACGCAGCATCACCTGTAATAGAAGAATTACTTCATTTTCATGATCATGCATTAATAATTGTATTTCTGATCAGCACCTTAGTGCTTTATATTATTGTAGCCATAGTAACTactaaactaacaaacaaattcTTATTAGACTCACAAGAGATTGAAATTATTTGAACTGTTCTTCCTGCAATTATTCTTATTCTAATCGCCCTCCCATCACTACGAATCCTATACCTTATGGATGAAGTGAATGATCCTCATCTAACAATCAAAGCAGTTGGACATCAGTGATACTGAAGTTACGAGTATACTGATTATGAAGATTTGGCCTTCGATTCCTACATAATCCCAACTCAAGACCTTACGCCAGGTCAATTCCGACTATTAGAAGCAGATCACCGTATAGTAATCCCAGTTGAATCACCTATTCGAGTATTAGTATCTGCAGAAGATGTACTCCACTCATGAGCAGTCCCTTCTTTAGGGGTTAAAATGGATGCAGTACCAGGACGACTTAATCAAACAGCTTTTATCACATCACGACCAGGCGTGTTTTATGGACAATGTTCAGAAATCTGTGGTGCTAACCACAGCTTCATGCCTATTGTAGTAGAAGCAGTACCATTACAACAATTTGAAAACTGA